The genomic interval CCCAATAATCCATCTCAACGCTAATGCTTGCTTGCGATTCAAGCGAACCTCAATAGGCACCTGATAAGTCGCACCGCCAACCCTGCGAGAACGAACCTCCAGAATCGGCTTGACATTTTCGATAGCTTGCTCAAAAACCTCTAAGCCGCTTTTCTTGGTTTTGCTTTCAATACTTTCCAGTGCTGAATAAAAAATTTTTTCAGCAACACTCTTCTTGCCGCGCTGCATCAAACCATTGATAAATTTGGTAACCAAAATATTATTATACTTCGGATCCGGTAAAACCACTCTTTGTTCAGCGCTTTTTCTTCTTGACATAATTGCCGTTTTTAAAAAAAAACTTAAGATCCTTTTCTCTTGGTGCCATATTTTGAACGTGACTGATTGCGATCCTGAACACCGCTCGTATCGTAGACACCACGAACAATATGATATCTTACTCCAGGTAAATCCTTAACCCTGCCACCTCTAATCAACACAATTGAGTGCTCCTGTAAATTATGCCCTTCACCGGGAATATAAGCAGTCACTTCAAAACCATTAGTTAATCTTACCCTGGCCACTTTCCTCAAGGCAGAGTTAGGCTTCTTGGGGGTCGTTGTATAAACCCTAGTGCATACGCCTCGCCGTTGAGGAGAACCCGTTAATGCCGGTGCAGTTGTTTTCTTAGTAACTTTTTTGCGACCAGCTTTGATTAATTGGTTAATAGTTGGCAATAGGAATCCCTTAAATTACAGAACCATAGTATAAGTATTAATTTCAATAAAAGCAAATAAATTCTTGATCTTCTAAGATAATTTTCATTCTAACCAACAGCGGCCTGATACTCATCTTCGACTTCTTTGACCAAAGCCTTTTCTTCCTCATCCTGGTCTTCAGACATTACCATAATATCTTTAAATTTACTTAATCCCGTTCCCGCCGGAATCAAGTGTCCCATAATAACATTTTCCTTTAGACCAAGCAGTTTGTCAACCTTGCCTTCAATGGCGGCATCAGTTAACACTCTGGTGGTCTCCTGGAACGAAGCCGCCGAGATGAAGCTCTCCGTTGTCAGAGATGCCTTGGTTATACCGAGAAGCAACGGTAAAAATGTTGCGGGTTGCGCTGGTCTCGATGACGTGACTTTTTTGCCTCCTTCTTTTAGCTTGGCGTTTTGATTCTTAAGTTCACCCTTTTTTACCAGCTCATCAATTTTAAAAGTAGAGTCGCCTTCATCAGTGATGACAACTTTATCACGAATTGATTCATTTACCTCGAGAAAGGTGATTTTATCAACCTGATCGCCTTCAAGGTAAGACGTATCGCCCGGATCTTCTATCTTAACTTTCTGAAGCATTTGTCGAACGATGACTTCAATATGCTTATCATTTATTCGCACTCCTTGCAAACGATAGACTTCTTGAATTTCGTTTACGAGGTACTCCTGCACCTTATTCGGGCCCATAATGTTCAAAATATCTTCGGGAGCAACACTTCCCTCGCACAACTTTTCACCGGCCTCCACATAATCTCCTTCATGAACAAGTACGTGCCTTCCGTAAGGAATCATATAAAGTTTCTCTTCTTGCGCCTCTTGAGAAGTTACTAAAACTTTCCGCACCCCCCGACGAATTTCACCAAACTGAACTTCGCCGTCGATCTCGCTGACAATGGCAGGTTCCTTTGGTCTTCTCGCCTCAAACAACTCGGCTACCCGCGGCAAACCTCCGGTAATATCCCGGGTCTTTGCAATCTCCCTCGGTATTTTAGCCAAAACATCGCCCGCTTTAACCTCTTGGCTATCATTAACTTGCAAATGTGCACTTGTCGGTAAAATATAATTGCTCAGCTTCTGGCCATCTTTATCCAAAATATGCAGCTGTGGATTTAGATTGCGATTTCTTGTTTCAATGACCACACTCTGTTTGAGTCCCGTGGTTTCATTTAGCGCCTCGCGGAAAGTGACTTTCTCTTTTAAGTCAACATATTTAACTTTGCCATCATAGTTGGATAAAATACTGGTTGTGTAAGGATCCCATTGAAAGACGATGGTTCCTTTTTCAATCATTGTGCCTTCCCGCACAATGATTCTAGCGCCATAGGGAACCGTGTAGTGAGCAGCAACCCGATTATTCTCATCAATAATCTTAACTTTACCGTTTCGCCCCACGGCAATCACTACACCATTTGACTGAGCTACGAATTTCAAATTCTCAAATTCAACCTTTCCTGGATACTTAGCAGCCACTTCCGATTGTGCCGCAATTCGCGAAGCTGTTCCACCAATATGAAAAGTACGCAAGGTTAACTGAGTACCCGGTTCACCGATGGACTGAGCAGCCATGACACCGACTGCCTCACCGATG from candidate division KSB1 bacterium carries:
- the rpsG gene encoding 30S ribosomal protein S7 codes for the protein MSRRKSAEQRVVLPDPKYNNILVTKFINGLMQRGKKSVAEKIFYSALESIESKTKKSGLEVFEQAIENVKPILEVRSRRVGGATYQVPIEVRLNRKQALALRWIIGFAKARPGKSMAEKLADELISASNKEGSSMKKREDTHKMAEANKAFAHFRW
- a CDS encoding 30S ribosomal protein S12, with protein sequence MPTINQLIKAGRKKVTKKTTAPALTGSPQRRGVCTRVYTTTPKKPNSALRKVARVRLTNGFEVTAYIPGEGHNLQEHSIVLIRGGRVKDLPGVRYHIVRGVYDTSGVQDRNQSRSKYGTKRKGS